From the Desulfovibrio sp. JC010 genome, one window contains:
- the ftsW gene encoding putative lipid II flippase FtsW, whose product MNKKKNLSGKPERLDYWLLAAALLLACFGLMMVLSASGIMAERFFDDKYLFFKKQAVFLVAGTFMMYVCSRLPKALFYNMVYVWLMAAFVLLLLCDFSPLSVSAGGAKRWIALGPLRIQPLEFCKPALVLYLAYFFSRKQELIRTFSVGFLPPFAITGALCLLLMMQPDFGGSVFLCMILFFMSLVGGTRISYLLTSLIFAGGAGYMLITSSPYRLKRMTAFIDPFKSAHEEGYQLVQSLYAFGSGNVFGQGLGAGKQKLFFLPEAHNDFIMAVVGEELGFIGVLAVFAVIGFLLYRGFKIALAQDDLQDRFTAYGLTIILALGFCLNLAVVMGTVPPKGVPMPFVSYGGSSLMISCICTGILLNLSRGKV is encoded by the coding sequence TTGAACAAGAAAAAGAACCTCTCCGGCAAACCCGAACGCCTTGATTACTGGCTGCTGGCCGCGGCACTGCTGCTGGCCTGCTTCGGACTGATGATGGTCCTTTCCGCCAGCGGAATCATGGCCGAGCGTTTCTTTGACGACAAATACCTCTTCTTCAAGAAGCAGGCGGTATTTCTCGTGGCCGGAACCTTCATGATGTACGTCTGCTCCCGTCTGCCCAAGGCCCTGTTCTATAACATGGTCTATGTCTGGCTCATGGCTGCATTTGTGCTCCTGCTGCTCTGCGATTTTTCACCTCTCTCAGTCTCGGCTGGGGGTGCGAAACGCTGGATTGCACTGGGACCGCTGCGCATTCAGCCGCTGGAATTCTGCAAACCCGCGCTGGTCCTTTATCTGGCCTATTTCTTCTCACGCAAACAGGAGTTGATCAGGACCTTCAGCGTCGGCTTTCTGCCGCCTTTTGCCATTACCGGAGCACTCTGCCTGCTGCTTATGATGCAGCCGGACTTCGGCGGCTCGGTATTTCTGTGCATGATCCTTTTCTTCATGAGTCTGGTGGGCGGCACCCGCATCAGCTACCTGCTGACCTCGCTTATTTTCGCAGGCGGAGCCGGATACATGCTCATCACCAGCTCCCCGTACCGACTCAAACGCATGACCGCGTTTATCGATCCTTTCAAATCCGCACATGAGGAAGGCTACCAGCTGGTGCAATCCCTGTACGCATTCGGGTCGGGCAATGTTTTCGGTCAGGGACTGGGCGCGGGTAAACAAAAACTTTTCTTCCTCCCCGAAGCGCACAACGACTTCATCATGGCCGTTGTGGGCGAGGAACTGGGCTTTATCGGCGTACTGGCCGTGTTCGCGGTTATCGGCTTCCTGCTCTACCGAGGGTTCAAAATCGCACTGGCACAGGATGACCTGCAGGACCGCTTCACCGCCTACGGGCTGACCATCATTCTGGCACTGGGCTTCTGCCTGAACCTTGCCGTGGTCATGGGAACCGTACCACCCAAGGGCGTTCCCATGCCTTTCGTCAGCTACGGCGGATCCAGCCTGATGATCTCCTGTATCTGCACCGGAATCCTCCTTAACCTGTCGAGGGGGAAAGTCTGA
- the murG gene encoding undecaprenyldiphospho-muramoylpentapeptide beta-N-acetylglucosaminyltransferase translates to MKRIVLTTGGTGGHVFPALAVASEIKTRFPDCEILFLGGHGPEREMVERAGITFKGLPAKGVLGGGIKKVFSSLWIVAALFMALKEIASFKPDAVIGFGGYAGFCPVLAAWLLGVPTAIHEQNSVPGVTNRILGKVVKKVFASFEDRNGSFPATKTVVVGNPVRKEIIGSGKCANPKAVLVFGGSQGAAAINDAIIQGLTKLKEAGISLRHQTGKSDFEKVRRAYEENGMDVERVSPFIHDMGEAYAEASLVVCRAGASTVFEVAAAGKPAIFIPFPQATHDHQTGNGRSLADLGAAVLIPQDELQGSRLADEIIKLITDQEGLKAMGSKGLSFARTDAASAIAEGIGDILRMKTVRGAA, encoded by the coding sequence ATGAAACGTATCGTCCTGACCACCGGCGGCACCGGGGGACACGTCTTCCCCGCACTGGCCGTTGCAAGCGAGATCAAAACCCGTTTCCCGGACTGCGAGATTCTCTTTCTCGGCGGACACGGACCGGAGCGGGAAATGGTTGAGCGGGCAGGAATCACCTTTAAGGGACTCCCGGCAAAAGGCGTTCTGGGCGGCGGCATCAAAAAAGTTTTCAGCAGCCTCTGGATTGTGGCTGCCCTGTTCATGGCCCTGAAGGAAATTGCATCCTTCAAGCCTGACGCGGTCATCGGTTTCGGCGGCTACGCCGGATTCTGCCCGGTACTGGCAGCATGGCTGCTGGGCGTGCCCACGGCAATCCATGAGCAGAACAGCGTCCCCGGAGTGACCAACCGCATTCTGGGCAAGGTAGTAAAAAAAGTTTTCGCCTCCTTTGAGGACAGGAACGGATCATTCCCCGCAACAAAAACAGTAGTGGTGGGTAATCCGGTCCGTAAAGAGATCATCGGTTCCGGCAAATGCGCCAATCCGAAAGCGGTTCTGGTCTTCGGCGGAAGTCAGGGTGCGGCGGCCATCAACGATGCCATCATCCAAGGTCTTACCAAGCTTAAGGAAGCAGGCATCAGCCTGCGCCACCAGACCGGAAAGAGCGACTTTGAAAAAGTTCGCAGGGCCTACGAAGAAAACGGCATGGACGTGGAAAGAGTTTCTCCGTTCATTCATGACATGGGCGAAGCTTATGCCGAAGCTTCACTTGTTGTCTGCCGTGCCGGGGCATCAACTGTTTTCGAAGTAGCGGCAGCGGGCAAGCCGGCCATTTTTATCCCGTTTCCGCAGGCCACCCACGACCATCAGACCGGGAACGGGCGTTCTCTCGCTGATCTGGGTGCGGCAGTACTTATCCCTCAGGATGAATTGCAGGGAAGCAGGCTGGCGGATGAAATTATTAAGCTGATTACGGATCAGGAAGGGCTGAAAGCCATGGGAAGCAAGGGACTTTCATTTGCCCGCACTGATGCGGCCTCCGCCATCGCGGAAGGCATTGGAGATATTCTAAGAATGAAAACAGTGAGAGGTGCAGCATGA
- the murC gene encoding UDP-N-acetylmuramate--L-alanine ligase has translation MRSRVGNIHMIGIGGSGMSGIAEVLINLGFTVTGSDLAAGAPVKRLLKMGAQVFIGHGADNVTDADVVVKSTAISEDNPEVVKARELGIPIIPRAEMLAELMRLRTGIAVAGTHGKTTTTSLLATIFTEAELDPTVIIGGRLNTFGSNARLGDGQFLIAEADESDGSFLCLAPIITVVTNVDKDHLDFYGGQEAIDEAFRKFMNSIPFYGMNVVCGDDPGVQRLLPSIKRPCLTYGLGKENRLRAEILSCEVRSLFKVFLDDEPLGEVSLAQPGKHNVLNALGAIGVALEAGLEKAPILQGLSNFMGVGRRFEKKGEAKGILVVDDYGHHPAEIQATIETAKSCFPQRRLVVAFQPHRFTRTQALFGEFCKTFEKADELLLTEIYPASEDPIPGVNGMSLAQGIRQVSDTKVRFYPDFEMMQNELANILKPGDLFITQGAGSIYTVGEKFLKYLEEDGEKVLKPEEITAL, from the coding sequence ATGCGTAGCAGGGTTGGCAACATTCACATGATCGGTATCGGCGGCTCAGGCATGAGCGGCATTGCCGAGGTCTTGATCAACCTTGGTTTCACCGTAACCGGCTCTGATCTTGCCGCAGGTGCGCCCGTGAAACGTCTGCTTAAAATGGGCGCACAGGTCTTCATCGGCCATGGCGCGGACAACGTAACCGATGCCGATGTAGTGGTTAAATCCACAGCCATTTCCGAAGACAACCCCGAAGTGGTCAAAGCTCGCGAGCTGGGTATTCCAATCATTCCCCGTGCGGAAATGCTGGCCGAGCTCATGCGTCTGCGCACCGGAATCGCTGTGGCCGGAACCCACGGCAAGACCACGACCACCTCTCTGCTGGCAACAATTTTTACCGAAGCTGAACTGGACCCCACCGTCATCATCGGCGGACGACTGAACACTTTCGGCAGTAACGCCCGCCTCGGCGACGGACAGTTCCTCATCGCCGAAGCAGATGAATCCGACGGTTCATTCCTCTGCCTCGCACCCATTATCACCGTGGTCACCAACGTGGACAAGGACCACCTTGATTTCTACGGCGGTCAGGAAGCTATTGATGAAGCTTTCCGCAAATTCATGAACTCCATTCCCTTCTACGGAATGAATGTGGTCTGCGGCGATGATCCGGGTGTGCAAAGACTGCTGCCCTCCATCAAACGCCCCTGCCTGACCTACGGTCTGGGCAAGGAAAACAGGCTGCGCGCGGAGATCCTGTCCTGCGAAGTACGCTCCCTGTTCAAGGTATTTCTTGATGATGAACCTCTTGGTGAAGTCTCACTGGCACAGCCGGGCAAGCACAACGTGCTCAACGCACTGGGTGCCATCGGCGTGGCTCTTGAAGCCGGGCTGGAAAAAGCTCCCATCCTGCAAGGTCTCTCCAACTTCATGGGCGTAGGCCGCAGGTTTGAAAAGAAAGGCGAAGCCAAAGGCATCCTCGTGGTGGATGACTACGGCCACCATCCGGCGGAAATTCAAGCAACTATCGAAACCGCCAAATCCTGCTTCCCGCAGCGCAGACTGGTGGTGGCATTCCAGCCGCACAGGTTCACCCGCACACAGGCCCTGTTTGGAGAATTCTGCAAGACCTTTGAAAAGGCCGATGAACTGCTGCTGACTGAAATCTACCCTGCATCCGAAGATCCCATTCCGGGCGTCAACGGCATGTCCTTGGCGCAGGGCATCAGGCAGGTCAGCGACACCAAGGTCCGCTTTTACCCGGACTTTGAAATGATGCAGAACGAACTGGCCAATATCCTCAAACCCGGTGATTTGTTTATCACTCAGGGCGCGGGGTCCATCTACACCGTAGGCGAAAAATTTTTGAAGTATCTGGAAGAGGACGGCGAAAAAGTCCTCAAACCGGAAGAAATCACAGCATTGTAA
- the murB gene encoding UDP-N-acetylmuramate dehydrogenase, producing the protein MTLELLHKPGMARLTSLGIGGNARVLAKVRSESGLDELSRFIEREGCDLLAIGEGSNILAGDGEINLALVQVACERKPEAEINGTSVLVPADMRLPGLLSVLIKNGLSGMEGLAGIPGSVGGSIAMNAGSYGTDMQASVKRVRIWTPSRGLFWKDAADLEWGYRHFSTGDDEFFLVWEVEFELSRSTEEKVRSRIKETFEKKKATQPVTAKTAGCVFKNPEGHSAGKLLDDAGFRGKNLGGMGFSKMHANFLENKGGGTAEQALELMAQASEAVAEKFGVTLKPEVIILS; encoded by the coding sequence ATGACACTGGAACTGCTTCATAAACCGGGCATGGCCCGACTCACCTCGCTGGGCATTGGCGGAAACGCACGTGTTCTGGCTAAGGTGCGTTCGGAATCCGGGCTGGACGAACTCTCCCGCTTTATTGAGCGCGAGGGCTGCGACCTGCTGGCCATCGGTGAAGGAAGCAACATACTCGCCGGGGACGGGGAAATCAATCTCGCCCTTGTACAGGTGGCCTGTGAGCGCAAGCCTGAGGCGGAAATCAACGGAACCTCAGTACTGGTTCCCGCTGACATGCGTTTGCCCGGCCTGCTTTCAGTGCTCATCAAAAACGGTCTTTCCGGCATGGAAGGACTGGCCGGAATTCCCGGCAGCGTGGGCGGTTCAATTGCCATGAATGCCGGGTCCTACGGCACCGACATGCAGGCTTCCGTTAAACGGGTCCGCATCTGGACTCCTTCCAGAGGACTTTTCTGGAAGGACGCTGCTGATCTGGAATGGGGCTACCGCCACTTTTCAACCGGGGATGACGAGTTCTTTCTGGTCTGGGAAGTGGAATTCGAACTATCCAGATCCACAGAAGAAAAAGTCCGCAGCAGGATCAAAGAAACTTTTGAAAAGAAAAAAGCCACCCAGCCGGTCACAGCCAAGACCGCCGGGTGTGTTTTCAAGAATCCGGAAGGACACAGCGCGGGCAAGCTGCTCGATGATGCCGGATTCAGAGGCAAGAACCTCGGCGGCATGGGCTTTTCCAAAATGCACGCCAACTTCCTTGAAAACAAGGGGGGCGGCACAGCAGAGCAGGCATTGGAACTCATGGCGCAGGCAAGTGAAGCCGTGGCTGAAAAATTCGGCGTAACCTTAAAGCCGGAGGTCATCATACTGTCATGA
- a CDS encoding FtsQ-type POTRA domain-containing protein, whose translation MSVAGINKSRLNLTKSGKKRSRNTAKKRRNSSQPIGGIFTALLRKLCISGACVLILAIVGVGCLAGYRWVTALPYFALQDIKVSGNHRLSYGEILNIADVSLNKNSLAVNISEAESNLSDNQWIKSAAVRRQLPGKMQIHVREKKPRFMVRHNDVLYYCDSKGELIAPVAPGKFSSLPFLNIESEAMDKAGILPEFMNKLSRRELPFDPGQIAWIDIKGGNRMEIFMDRLGLTVLLGLDNWQEQLSHLNTVWKDLKNRGEFRDVAVISTGKNRVWVEKHSSGK comes from the coding sequence ATGAGCGTAGCAGGAATTAACAAAAGCAGGCTGAACCTGACCAAGTCGGGCAAAAAGCGCAGCCGCAACACAGCCAAGAAACGCAGGAACAGCTCACAGCCCATCGGCGGTATTTTTACTGCCCTGCTGCGCAAGCTGTGCATTTCCGGAGCCTGTGTGCTGATACTGGCAATTGTGGGTGTCGGCTGCCTTGCGGGTTACCGCTGGGTTACCGCCCTGCCCTACTTCGCCCTGCAGGATATCAAGGTCAGCGGCAACCACCGCCTCAGCTACGGTGAAATCCTGAACATCGCCGATGTCAGCCTGAACAAGAACAGCCTTGCGGTGAACATCAGTGAAGCGGAAAGCAACCTCAGCGACAACCAGTGGATCAAGTCCGCTGCGGTACGCAGGCAGCTGCCGGGCAAGATGCAGATTCATGTGCGCGAGAAAAAGCCCCGCTTCATGGTCCGCCACAACGACGTTCTTTATTATTGTGACAGCAAGGGTGAGCTGATCGCCCCGGTGGCTCCGGGCAAATTCAGTTCCCTGCCCTTTCTGAATATAGAGTCCGAAGCCATGGACAAGGCAGGAATCCTGCCCGAGTTCATGAATAAGCTCAGCAGACGGGAACTCCCCTTTGATCCGGGCCAGATCGCATGGATCGACATCAAGGGCGGCAACCGCATGGAAATTTTTATGGACAGACTCGGCCTTACGGTGCTGCTGGGTCTGGACAACTGGCAAGAACAGCTTTCACACCTGAACACTGTATGGAAAGACCTCAAAAACAGGGGAGAGTTCAGGGATGTGGCAGTCATTTCAACCGGGAAAAACAGGGTCTGGGTTGAAAAACACAGTTCCGGGAAATGA
- the ftsA gene encoding cell division protein FtsA, whose protein sequence is MSKSDLIVGLDVGTTKICAVVGEPTADGVDIVGIGTAPSTGLRKGVVVNIEQTVQSIKKALEEAELMAGCEIRSVYAGIAGSHIKGFNSHGVIAVKGGEVTQKDVDRVIDAAKAVAIPLDREVIHTLPQEYIVDDQRGIADPLGMAGVRLEVKVHIVTGAVTSAQNIIRSCHRSGLDVSDIVLESLASSKAVLSEEEREIGVAIVDIGGGTTDLAIFANDSIKHTSVIALGGNNLTNDIAFGLRTPMGSAEQIKVKYGTALTDLVTTDETIDVPSVGGRDHRKMSKRVLAEICEPRCEEILSLVDQELVRSGYKNMIAAGVVLTGGTSLVDGMQELAEQIFDLPVRIGYPAGVGGLKDVVNSPKFATAVGLLMYGAEKEGSSEQVFRIRDENVFNRILGRMRKWFTDIA, encoded by the coding sequence ATGTCCAAGTCTGATCTGATCGTCGGCCTCGATGTCGGCACCACCAAGATCTGCGCGGTAGTGGGAGAACCCACCGCGGACGGAGTCGATATCGTAGGTATCGGCACTGCCCCGTCCACCGGGCTGCGCAAAGGCGTGGTGGTCAACATCGAGCAGACAGTACAGTCCATCAAGAAGGCTCTTGAAGAGGCTGAACTCATGGCCGGCTGCGAAATCCGCTCCGTATACGCGGGCATCGCAGGCAGCCATATCAAAGGCTTCAACAGCCACGGCGTCATCGCTGTTAAAGGCGGCGAAGTAACCCAGAAGGATGTTGACCGGGTTATCGATGCGGCCAAAGCTGTCGCCATTCCGCTGGACAGGGAAGTTATCCACACCCTGCCGCAGGAATACATTGTCGATGATCAGCGCGGCATTGCCGATCCGCTGGGCATGGCCGGTGTGCGCCTTGAAGTTAAAGTGCACATTGTCACCGGAGCAGTGACCTCCGCCCAGAACATCATCCGTTCCTGCCACCGTTCAGGTCTTGATGTTTCCGACATCGTCCTCGAATCACTGGCTTCCAGCAAGGCCGTGCTTTCCGAAGAAGAACGCGAAATCGGCGTTGCCATTGTCGATATCGGAGGCGGTACCACCGACCTCGCAATCTTTGCCAACGATTCGATCAAGCATACATCCGTTATCGCTCTGGGCGGTAACAACCTGACCAATGACATCGCCTTCGGCCTGCGCACCCCCATGGGTTCCGCAGAGCAGATCAAGGTCAAATACGGTACCGCGCTCACCGATCTGGTCACCACCGATGAAACCATCGATGTGCCCTCTGTGGGCGGCCGCGACCACCGCAAGATGTCCAAACGCGTTCTGGCTGAAATCTGCGAACCGCGCTGCGAAGAAATCCTCTCCCTCGTGGATCAGGAACTGGTCCGCAGCGGCTACAAGAACATGATCGCAGCAGGCGTCGTGCTCACCGGCGGCACCTCCCTCGTGGACGGCATGCAGGAACTGGCGGAACAGATTTTCGATCTGCCGGTACGCATCGGCTATCCCGCAGGCGTTGGCGGCCTCAAAGACGTTGTCAACAGTCCCAAATTCGCCACAGCAGTGGGACTGCTCATGTACGGCGCGGAAAAAGAAGGCAGCTCCGAGCAGGTCTTCAGAATCCGTGACGAAAATGTTTTCAACCGCATTCTGGGCAGGATGCGTAAATGGTTTACTGATATTGCTTAA
- the ftsZ gene encoding cell division protein FtsZ, with product MDYMEIENDGQARIKVIGCGGGGGNAINNMIQSALSGVRFIVANTDAQDINKSLAEYKIQLGDKLTKGLGAGANPDVGKNAALESIDQIRELVSDCDMVFVTAGMGGGTGTGAAPVIAEIAKEAGALTVAVVTKPFYFEGKRRLLQAEKGIEELKKVVDSIITIPNDRLLQLAAKKAAFSEMLKKADEVLYYGVKGIADLITVHGLINLDFADVQAVMSSSGLALMGTGIARGENRAREAAMKAITSPLLEDVSIEGAKGVLINITCSPDMTIDEVSEAANIIYEEAHEEAQIFFGTVFDAEVGDEMRITVIATGIDNAVEQAVTPPVEQQSFGQPQRPNLTPRGMAPKKEATTNVHQMGSAHAEEDRSIPAYLRHTASKPVETTAHTEPVQLKPKQAANSGGEEFIFHDDDDFEVPTFIRKQAD from the coding sequence ATGGATTACATGGAAATCGAAAATGACGGTCAGGCCCGTATTAAAGTCATCGGTTGCGGTGGCGGTGGCGGTAACGCTATCAACAACATGATCCAGTCCGCGCTTTCCGGCGTGCGCTTTATCGTAGCCAACACCGATGCCCAGGACATTAACAAGTCCCTGGCTGAATACAAAATCCAGCTAGGCGACAAACTGACCAAAGGTCTCGGCGCAGGCGCAAACCCCGATGTGGGTAAAAATGCTGCCCTCGAATCCATTGACCAGATCCGCGAACTGGTCAGCGATTGCGACATGGTTTTCGTCACCGCAGGTATGGGCGGCGGAACCGGAACCGGTGCTGCACCCGTTATCGCCGAAATTGCCAAGGAAGCCGGCGCGCTGACCGTTGCTGTTGTAACCAAACCTTTCTATTTCGAAGGCAAACGCAGACTGCTGCAGGCAGAAAAAGGTATTGAAGAACTCAAGAAGGTGGTTGACTCCATCATCACCATTCCCAACGACCGTCTGCTCCAGCTTGCCGCCAAAAAAGCAGCTTTCTCCGAAATGCTGAAAAAAGCTGACGAAGTCCTCTACTACGGCGTCAAAGGTATCGCCGACCTGATCACCGTTCACGGCCTGATCAACCTTGACTTCGCTGACGTGCAGGCAGTTATGTCCAGCTCCGGTCTGGCCCTCATGGGTACCGGTATCGCACGCGGAGAAAACAGGGCCCGTGAAGCAGCCATGAAGGCCATCACCAGCCCGCTGCTCGAAGATGTTTCCATTGAAGGCGCAAAAGGTGTGCTCATCAACATCACCTGCTCCCCAGACATGACCATTGATGAAGTCAGCGAAGCAGCCAACATCATCTACGAAGAAGCACACGAAGAAGCACAGATTTTCTTCGGTACTGTTTTCGATGCTGAAGTGGGCGATGAAATGCGCATCACCGTTATCGCTACCGGAATCGACAATGCAGTTGAGCAGGCTGTCACCCCGCCTGTTGAGCAGCAGTCCTTCGGTCAGCCCCAGCGTCCTAACCTCACTCCCAGAGGCATGGCTCCTAAAAAAGAAGCCACCACCAACGTGCATCAGATGGGCAGTGCCCACGCTGAAGAAGATCGTTCCATCCCCGCTTACCTGCGTCACACCGCAAGCAAGCCCGTTGAAACGACTGCACACACCGAGCCTGTACAGCTCAAGCCCAAACAGGCAGCCAACTCCGGTGGAGAAGAATTCATCTTCCACGATGACGATGATTTCGAAGTTCCGACCTTCATCCGCAAGCAGGCAGATTAG
- a CDS encoding radical SAM protein, producing the protein MSVTEEFFYYGKEEPSPEETGGRLPTALVFPGRKGSALSTLGWQAVYRLLAPDAELAVERFFLGEPGKPSVSMDSDKELSEFPLIGFSINFEEEYLHLVRMLKDSGVPPLAAERPDFPLVMGGGPVAFLNPAPIAPFFDFFWVGEAEVGLRELCLELKLHIYNGGSKKEFLDLIKDRDGVYVPGMTEGQVRRAVLPPGPVDEGHGVPLLSEPAYSCFISPEAVFKDMFLVEVNRGCPYGCRFCAAGYVYRPPRHASMDQLKRIVELADPPKVGLVGTALTDWPDLIPYIEWLKKRKTKFSLSSVRADGLTEELLDILRASGVRTVTLALEGASRRLRDAASKNLEEEDFLHAVELCAAKGVNHLRVYVIVGWPGETAEDYEELALMLEKMDEARKRGQGKKKKQFMRITFGASCLVPKPWTPLQWAAMPSEKDLKAILSKVKGLTKKYKGMAFSGDNPFQARLQGILSRGDESLAEFIQYAAEKGGWKKASKFCKGDFERFVDDELDKDAPLPWDFIDTGVKKSYLWREWQRFQKAEKTPVCPPAGCADCKSCGMYQWLEDD; encoded by the coding sequence ATGTCCGTAACTGAAGAATTCTTCTATTACGGAAAGGAAGAACCCTCGCCCGAGGAAACTGGAGGCCGTCTGCCCACGGCTCTGGTCTTTCCCGGACGGAAGGGGTCTGCACTCTCAACCCTGGGTTGGCAGGCTGTCTATCGCTTGCTTGCTCCGGACGCGGAGCTGGCGGTTGAAAGATTCTTCCTTGGCGAACCGGGCAAACCGTCTGTTTCCATGGACAGTGACAAAGAACTGTCCGAGTTTCCCCTGATCGGTTTCAGCATCAACTTTGAGGAGGAATACCTCCATCTGGTCAGGATGCTGAAAGATTCGGGTGTTCCGCCCCTTGCGGCGGAACGCCCGGACTTCCCGCTGGTCATGGGCGGAGGTCCGGTGGCCTTCCTTAATCCCGCACCCATCGCGCCCTTCTTCGACTTCTTCTGGGTCGGCGAAGCTGAGGTCGGATTAAGAGAATTGTGCCTCGAACTGAAGCTGCATATTTATAACGGGGGAAGCAAAAAAGAATTTCTGGACCTGATCAAAGACCGGGACGGCGTCTACGTTCCCGGCATGACTGAAGGTCAGGTCCGCAGGGCCGTGCTGCCCCCCGGTCCCGTGGACGAAGGACACGGGGTGCCGCTCCTGAGCGAACCAGCATACTCCTGTTTCATCAGCCCCGAAGCAGTCTTCAAGGATATGTTCCTTGTGGAGGTAAACCGGGGCTGCCCTTACGGCTGCCGCTTCTGCGCTGCCGGATATGTCTACCGTCCGCCGCGCCACGCATCCATGGACCAGCTCAAGAGAATAGTGGAGCTTGCCGACCCGCCCAAGGTGGGCTTGGTGGGAACCGCCCTCACCGACTGGCCGGACCTGATTCCCTACATTGAATGGCTCAAGAAACGTAAGACCAAATTTTCCCTTTCCTCAGTCCGTGCTGACGGGCTGACCGAGGAATTGCTGGATATCCTGCGCGCTTCCGGGGTCCGCACCGTGACCCTTGCCCTTGAGGGAGCCAGCAGACGTCTGCGCGATGCAGCCAGCAAAAACCTTGAAGAAGAGGATTTTCTGCACGCGGTGGAACTCTGCGCCGCCAAGGGGGTCAACCATCTGCGGGTTTACGTCATCGTGGGCTGGCCCGGTGAGACTGCCGAAGATTACGAAGAACTGGCTCTCATGCTCGAAAAGATGGACGAGGCCCGCAAACGGGGTCAGGGCAAGAAGAAAAAGCAGTTCATGCGCATCACCTTCGGGGCCAGCTGCCTTGTACCCAAGCCGTGGACCCCGCTGCAATGGGCTGCCATGCCTTCTGAAAAAGACCTCAAGGCCATACTTTCCAAGGTCAAGGGGCTGACCAAAAAGTACAAAGGCATGGCCTTTTCCGGGGATAATCCTTTTCAGGCCCGGTTGCAGGGCATCCTTTCCCGGGGCGATGAAAGTCTGGCTGAATTCATCCAATATGCCGCTGAAAAAGGCGGCTGGAAAAAAGCTTCCAAATTCTGCAAAGGGGACTTTGAACGTTTTGTGGATGATGAACTGGACAAAGATGCCCCCCTGCCTTGGGACTTCATCGATACCGGAGTGAAAAAATCCTACCTCTGGCGTGAATGGCAACGCTTCCAAAAAGCCGAAAAAACTCCGGTCTGCCCCCCGGCAGGCTGCGCAGACTGCAAGAGTTGCGGCATGTATCAGTGGCTTGAAGACGATTAA
- a CDS encoding DUF2318 domain-containing protein, giving the protein MKEMILLLALMMVPANATAGMEIGPQELSIPVAEVNDGEAHYYSIEMDGKEIRFFVVRSKDGIIRAAFDACDVCYRSKQGYSQQGDFMVCNNCGMRFHSTRINVVKGGCNPSPLERRTEGDKLFISLDAVRSGAKYF; this is encoded by the coding sequence ATGAAAGAAATGATTCTACTGCTGGCCCTTATGATGGTTCCGGCAAACGCAACAGCCGGAATGGAAATAGGGCCGCAGGAACTTAGCATTCCAGTAGCGGAAGTAAATGACGGCGAGGCTCATTACTATTCAATAGAGATGGACGGCAAGGAAATCCGTTTCTTTGTGGTCCGCAGCAAGGATGGAATCATCCGCGCGGCCTTTGATGCCTGTGATGTCTGCTACCGGTCCAAGCAGGGATACTCCCAGCAGGGAGATTTCATGGTCTGCAACAATTGCGGCATGCGCTTCCACTCCACTCGCATCAATGTAGTCAAAGGCGGCTGCAATCCCTCCCCGCTGGAAAGACGGACCGAAGGCGATAAACTATTCATCTCTCTGGATGCGGTCCGCTCCGGGGCTAAATATTTTTAG